The nucleotide sequence TTATTTTTAAGAAAGGCGAGGTCTTTAAAAAGCTACCTGAGGAGGAGTTATTGCCTACTTTCTTGGAAGAGCTGCGGCGGATGGATGCGGAGGCCCAGTTATGATAACCATCGGTATCGAACACCTCATCGCAGATCCACCAGCCTCCTTTGCAGGCAAACGCCTCGCCCTGCTCTGCAATCAGGCCTCCACTGATCGCCACTTCCGCCACAGCCGCGACCTGATTATGCAGGCCTTTCCTGGCCAACTGACCTGCCTGTTTTCCCCGCAACACGGTTTCTTTAGTGAAAAGCAGGATAATATGATCGAGTCCGATCATGCCAAAGACACGACCAGCGGGGTACCGATTTTTTCCCTATATGGGGAGAAGAGGAAGCCCACTGCGGCCATGTTTGAGCATTTCGATATCCTGCTCATCGACCTGCAGGATGTGGGAACCCGGGTGTATACCTTTATCTGGACCGTAGTCTACTGCCTCCAGCGAGCAGCAGAAACCGGCAAAAAGGTGGTGGTGCTGGATCGCCCAAACCCGGTAGGCGGCCAACTTGTTGAGGGGAATCTGCTCAAGCCAAAGTTTCGTTCTTTTGTCGGCCTGTATGAAATCCCCATGCAGCACGGGCTCACGATGGGTGAACTGGCCCTTCTTTGTAACCGGGAAATGGGGATTGATGCCGAGCTTGAGATCATCAGGATGCAGGGTTGGCAGCGAGAGATGTTCTTTGTAGACACCGGTTTTCCCTGGGTCTTCCCCTCACCAAACATGCCCTCCCCACTTACGGCCCTTGTTTACCCCGGCCAAGTCATCTGGGAAGGAACCAATATCTCAGAGGGACGGGGCACCACCCTCCCCTTTGAATTGGCAGGTGCCCCCTTTGTTAATCCTGCCCAGGTACTGGAACATCTCTCCAGAATTGACCTTCCAGGCTGTGTGCTCAGGCCCCTTGTCTTTGAACCAACCTCGGGCAAATGGGCCAACCAAGCCTGTGCAGGCTTTCATCTTCATGTTACAGAGCCCCCTGCCTTTCGCTCCTACCGCTTGAGTCTGGCCCTTTTTCAAGCCTTGTTCCACCTGTATCCTGGGGAATTCGCCTATAAACAACCGCCCTACGAATACGAGTACGATCTCCTGCCCATGGATCTTATTTTTGGTGATCAAAAAGTACGTAACGCACTGGAGGAAGGTGAGAATATTATAGAGTTGGAGCGCTCCTGGCAGGCTGAACTGAAAGAGTTTGATGCCTTGCGTCACTCTGTTTTCCTTTACCCTGCCAACTAAATACGCTATGCTCATCTGCATCCAGCTATTCTCCTCAATCAAAAAAGAAAATATATGAAGACTGCAACCCTTGGCGAATTAGCCGCTTATGTTCATGGTAACGTCATTGGCGATGACCAAATTTCTCTGACCACTGTAA is from Candidatus Electrothrix sp. GW3-4 and encodes:
- a CDS encoding DUF1343 domain-containing protein; the encoded protein is MITIGIEHLIADPPASFAGKRLALLCNQASTDRHFRHSRDLIMQAFPGQLTCLFSPQHGFFSEKQDNMIESDHAKDTTSGVPIFSLYGEKRKPTAAMFEHFDILLIDLQDVGTRVYTFIWTVVYCLQRAAETGKKVVVLDRPNPVGGQLVEGNLLKPKFRSFVGLYEIPMQHGLTMGELALLCNREMGIDAELEIIRMQGWQREMFFVDTGFPWVFPSPNMPSPLTALVYPGQVIWEGTNISEGRGTTLPFELAGAPFVNPAQVLEHLSRIDLPGCVLRPLVFEPTSGKWANQACAGFHLHVTEPPAFRSYRLSLALFQALFHLYPGEFAYKQPPYEYEYDLLPMDLIFGDQKVRNALEEGENIIELERSWQAELKEFDALRHSVFLYPAN